In a genomic window of Lonchura striata isolate bLonStr1 chromosome 4, bLonStr1.mat, whole genome shotgun sequence:
- the ELMOD2 gene encoding ELMO domain-containing protein 2 — protein sequence MWAQVWGFLYNSFLRLWLKWVLRLLTGKCELQRLLGGAEAGALRTLSVEHSLEASKNKVLRNAVHVEETEVEKCVKDIMKEKRIEQKDTRFKTNLHISLLQISGYKKLYLNVENLRKVPYDSENEEHEEQLIELWNLLMPHENLKARISKQWCDIGFQGEDPKTDFRGMGLLGLVNLVYFSKHYTNEARQILSRSNHPKLGYSYAIVGINLTEMAYSLLKNGTLKGHLYNMVSGLPQMEHFHQFYCYLVYEFDKFWFEEEPESIMHFNQYREKFHEKIKGLLLDYSVVLTLQDTKKP from the exons ATGTGGGCGCAGGTGTGGGGGTTCCTGTACAACAGCTTCCTTCGGCTCTGGCTGAAGTGGGTCCTGCGGCTGCTGACCGGCAAGTGCGAGCTGCAGCGCCTCCTGGGCGGCGCGGAGGCGGGCGCGCTGCGCACGCTGAGCGTAG AACATTCACTGGAAGCATCAAAAAATAAG GTTTTAAGAAATGCTGTACATGTTGAAGAAACTGAAGTGGAGAAGTGTGTCAAAGacataatgaaagaaaagaggatTGAACAGAAGGACACAAG GTTTAAGACAAATTTGCATATATCCTTGCTACAGATATCAGGTTATAAAAAACTGTATTTGAATGTGGAAAACCTAAGGAAGGTCCCATATGATTCAGAAAATGAAGAACACGAGGAACAGTTAATTGag CTCTGGAATTTGCTGATGCCTCACGAGAACCTGAAGGCCAGAATCAGTAAACAGTGGTGTGACATTGGCTTCCAAGGCGAAGATCCCAAAACAGACTTCAGAGGAATGGGGCTGCTGGGCTTAGTGAATCTGGT GTATTTTAGTAAGCATTACACCAATGAAGCTCGTCAGATCCTTTCTCGGTCAAATCACCCAAAGCTGGG ATACTCCTATGCCATAGTTGGGATCAATCTGACAGAAATGGCATACAGTTTGCTCAAGAATGGTACTTTAAAGGGTCATCTCTACAACATGGTCTCTGGGTTGCCACAGATGGAGCACTTCCATCAGTTTTACT gTTATCTAGTTTATGAGTTTGACAAGTTCTGGTTTGAAGAGGAACCAGAAAGCATTATGCACTTCAACCAGTACAGAGAGAAGTTCCACGAAAAAATTAAGGGACTTCTGCTGGATTACAGTGTGGTACTGACCTTACAAGATACAAAGAAACCTTAA